A single genomic interval of Meleagris gallopavo isolate NT-WF06-2002-E0010 breed Aviagen turkey brand Nicholas breeding stock chromosome 6, Turkey_5.1, whole genome shotgun sequence harbors:
- the SLC25A38 gene encoding mitochondrial glycine transporter, whose product MSPVPLQMHPVLKAFVCGSISGTCSTLLFQPLDLLKTRLQTLQPAVGGSGRAGMVTVLFRVVRTESLLGLWKGVSPSFARCIPGVGIYFSTLYTMKQKFLGDRSPTALESVFLGATARTISGICMLPVTVVKTRYESGRFGYGSVYGALKSIYQTEGARGMFSGLTATLLRDAPFSGIYLMFYTQTKKLTPQVQLDPVLMPVVNFGCGIFAGILASLATQPADVIKTHMQLSPEKYRRTSQAIAFIYKDFGLVGFFRGGVPRALRRTLMAAMAWTVYEQMMEKMGLKS is encoded by the exons ATGTCCCCCGTTCCTCTCCAGATGCACCCCGTGCTGAAGGCCTTCGTTTGCGGTTCCATCAGCGGCACCTGCTCCACGCTGCTTTTCCAGCCCCTCGACCTGCTGAAGACCCGCCTGCAAACCTTGCAGCCGGCCGTGGGAGG GTCCGGTCGTGCTGGGATGGTGACGGTACTCTTCAGGGTGGTTCGTACTGAAAGTCTTCTGGGGCTGTGGAAAGGCGTCTCTCCT TCCTTTGCAAGATGTATTCCTGGGGTCGGGATTTACTTCAGCACTCTGTACACCATGAAGCAGAAGTTTCTAGGGGACCGTTCACCCACAGCCCTGGAGTCTGTCTTTCTGGGTGCCACTGCACGTACAATATCTGGGATTTGCATGTTGCCAGTAACGGTGGTGAAAACACGGTATGAG AGTGGAAGATTTGGCTATGGGAGCGTGTACGGAGCTCTGAAGAGTATCTATCAGACGGAAGGGGCTCGTGGCATGTTCAGTGGGCTCACTGCCACTCTGCTACGAGATGCACCTTTCTCTGGGATCTACCTGATGTTCTACACACAGACCAAAAAACTCACACCTCAGG TCCAGCTGGATCCAGTGCTCATGCCTGTGGTGAATTTTGGCTGTGGGATCTTCGCAGGAATCTTGGCTTCACTGGCAACGCAGCCTGCTGATGTCATCAAAACACACATGCAGCTGTCCCCTGAAAAGTACCGCAGGACAAGCCAGGCCATTGCCTTCATCTACAAG gaCTTTGGGTTGGTCGGCTTTTTCCGAGGCGGTGTGCCTCGTGCCCTCAGGCGTACTCTGATGGCAGCAATGGCATGGACTGTATATGAACAGATGATGGAAAAAATGGGCTTGAAATCCTGA
- the LOC100544289 gene encoding C-C chemokine receptor type 8, which translates to MDEDLRSLLAGGKQEDLTVDYHLSPAVNSSAPYYNMYYPELDIDCEFESIPAFASSFFPVLYSILFVVGLMGNALVVWVLTVFKKIRAMTDVYLLNLAISDLVFVFSLPFLTQYSLVNQWTFGNAMCKIVSSAYFIGFYSSSFFITIMSIDRYLAIVHSVYALQIRTTTHGIIASLALWAVAILASVPGLVFFREVDDDNRTQCIPHYPGSGNGWKVFSNSEVNILGWLFPVSILIFCYHNILRNLQRCHTQNKYKAMKLVFIVVIVFFLFWTPINIVLFLDSMRSLHIIDDCQTSQRLDLAMELAEMLSLVHCCLNPIIYAFVGEKFKKYLCEAFGKYTHFLLICKGHSAFNRRNTDRHASLYTASSQSSFVGSVL; encoded by the exons ATGGATGAGGACCTGAGGAGCCTGCTGGCCGGAGGAAAGCAGGAGGACTTGACG GTGGATTACCATTTGTCACCAGCAGTTAACTCCTCTGCACCCTATTATAACATGTATTACCCTGAACTGGACATTGACTGTGAATTTGAAAGTATTCCAGCATttgcatcttcattttttccagtgctgtaCTCCATATTGTTTGTGGTTGGTCTCATGGGAAACGCTTTGGTTGTTTGGGTTCTAACAGTCTTCAAGAAAATTAGGGCCATGACTGACGTGTATCTACTGAACCTCGCCATCTCTGACCTCGTCTTTGtcttctccctccctttccTGACTCAGTACTCCCTGGTAAACCAGTGGACTTTTGGCAACGCCATGTGTAAAATTGTCAGCTCTGCTTACTTCATTGGTTTTTACAGCAGCTCCTTCTTCATAACTATCATGAGCATTGACAGGTACTTGGCCATTGTGCACTCTGTGTATGCCCTGCAGATCCGGACAACCACCCATGGAATCATCGCAAGCCTGGCCCTTTGGGCAGTAGCCATTTTAGCATCAGTGCCAGGCCTTGTGTTCTTCCGGGAAGTGGATGATGATAACAGGACACAGTGCATCCCTCACTACCCTGGCAGCGGTAATGGCTGGAAGGTCTTCAGTAATTCTGAAGTCAACATCCTGGGGTGGCTGTTCCCTGTGAGCATCCTCATTTTCTGCTACCACAACATCTTGAGAAACCTGCAGAGGTGCCATACTcagaacaaatacaaagcaaTGAAATTGGTTTTTATCGTTGTCATTGTGTTCTTCCTGTTCTGGACCCCCATCAATATCGTGCTCTTTTTGGACTCTATGAGGAGCTTGCATATCATCGATGACTGCCAGACTAGCCAAAGGCTTGACCTTGCCATGGAGCTGGCCGAGATGCTCTCCCTCGTGCACTGCTGCCTCAACCCCATCATCTACGCCTTTGTTGGGGAGAAGTTCAAGAAGTATCTCTGTGAGGCTTTTGGCAAATATACCCATTTTCTCTTGATCTGCAAAGGACACAGTGCCTTCAACAGACGCAACACGGACAGACACGCCTCTCTGTACACAGCATCCTCACAGTCCTCTTTTGTTGGTAGCGTCTTGTAG
- the CX3CR1 gene encoding CX3C chemokine receptor 1: MTEVLPEVTTEYSYDETALICNETDIQAFGKIFLPLFYIAVFALGLAGNVMVVLAIVKEGSKKSITDIYLLNLAVSDLLFVISLPFWASNTVRGWTLGTIPCKVVSSLYYIGFFGGMFFITVISIDRYLAIVRATYSLKSRTMKHSFLITCGVWATALLVSVPHFVFSQMLENDCIPVLPQVLMNIWPVFCNVELNTVGFFIPVCIICYCYCGIIKTLLYCKNQKKARAIKLTLVVVIVFFLFWTPYNVLIFLETLRHYELFLSCNQIKSLDYAMHLTETIAFSHCCLNPLIYAFAGEKFRKYLHRVCFKYCPCLCFCGPCNHYEVRPSASYAESMVNSNITLNTSDQDGTVFL, translated from the coding sequence ATGACAGAAGTACTGCCTGAAGTAACAACCGAATACAGTTACGATGAAACTGCTCTCATCTGCAATGAAACTGACATCCAagcatttggaaaaatatttctgccatTGTTTTATATCGCCGTGTTTGCTCTTGGCCTTGCAGGGAATGTAATGGTGGTTTTGGCCATCGTGAAAGAAGGCAGTAAAAAGAGCATTACTGACATTTATCTCCTGAACTTGGCTGTCTCGGACCTTCTTTTTGTGATCTCTCTCCCTTTCTGGGCATCCAACACGGTGAGGGGATGGACCCTGGGCACCATCCCCTGCAAAGTTGTGTCCTCACTGTATTACATCGGATTCTTTGGGGGCATGTTTTTTATCACTGTGATCAGTATCGACAGATACTTGGCCATTGTCCGGGCAACGTATTCCCTGAAATCCAGAACGATGAAGCACAGCTTTCTGATAACCTGTGGGGTATGGGCAACAGCACTTCTGGTTTCGGTGCCACATTTTGTGTTCTCCCAGATGTTAGAAAATGACTGCATCCCGGTGTTACCCCAGGTGCTGATGAACATCTGGCCAGTGTTCTGCAATGTGGAACTGAACACCGTTGGTTTTTTCATCCCAGTCTGCATCATATGCTATTGCTACTGCGGGATCATCAAAACCCTGCTGTACtgcaaaaaccagaaaaaagcACGAGCCATAAAACTGACCTTGGTTGTGGTGattgtgttttttctgttttggacgCCATACAATGTACTGATTTTTCTCGAGACTTTAAGGCACTACGAGTTGTTTTTAAGTTGTAATCAAATTAAATCACTGGACTATGCAATGCACCTGACCGAAACCATCGCGTTCAGCCACTGCTGCCTTAATCCTCTTATCTATGCCTTTGCTGGGGAAAAATTCAGGAAGTATCTTCACCGTGTCTGCTTCAAGTACTGCCCATGCCTGTGCTTCTGTGGACCCTGCAATCATTATGAAGTCCGCCCTTCAGCTAGCTATGCAGAAAGCATGGTGAACAGCAACATTACCCTCAACACCAGTGACCAGGATGGAACTGTCTTCCTCTGA